In Panicum virgatum strain AP13 chromosome 4N, P.virgatum_v5, whole genome shotgun sequence, a single window of DNA contains:
- the LOC120671320 gene encoding auxin-responsive protein IAA23-like yields MSTSSANSAASPAVSGLDYDDTALTLALPGSSSSSAAADPADRKRAAADHDKPPSPKARAVGWPPVRAYRRNALRDEAKLVKVAVDGAPYLRKVDLAAHDGYAPLLRALHGMFAACPGAGAAGRLVDAATGAEYVPTYEDKDGDWMLVGDVPFKMFVDSCKRIRLMKSSEAVNLSPRTSSQ; encoded by the exons ATGTCGACGAGCTCCGCCAACTCCGCGGCGTCCCCGGCGGTGTCCGGCCTGGACTACGACGACACGGCGCTCACGCTCGCCCTCCCgggctcatcctcctcctccgccgccgccgaccccgccgaccgcaagcgcgccgccgccgaccacgaCAAGCCGCCCTCCCCAAA GGCGCGGGCCGTGGGGTGGCCGCCGGTGCGCGCGTACCGGCGCAACGCTCTGCGCGACGAGGCCAAGCTCGTCAAGGTGGCCGTGGACGGCGCGCCGTACCTGCGCAAGGTGGACCTGGCGGCGCACGACGGGTACGCGCCGCTGCTCCGCGCGCTGCACGGCATGTTCGCCGcctgccccggcgccggcgccgccgggaggctcgtggacgccgccaccggcgccgaGTACGTGCCCACCTACGAGGACAAGGACGGCGACTGGATGCTCGTCGGAGACGTCCCCTTCAA GATGTTCGTGGACTCGTGCAAGCGGATCCGTCTCATGAAGAGCTCCGAGGCCGTCAACCTAT CTCCAAGGACATCATCCCAATGA